In the Saccharococcus thermophilus genome, AATTTTTGTATAATTCAAATATATTTATTTCTTGGGGGTGTGATTATGAATTTAGAAACATGGTTAACTGTTTTGGGTATTGGTATACTAATTGTTTTATCTCCTGATCCACAATGGGCTATCACTATTAAAACTAGCTTGTTTTCAAGAGAATATGGTTTCTGTACTGTTTTTGGTATGTGTACAGGGAGTATTGTTCATATTACATATTGTTTATTAGGAATAGGTGTGATCATTTCCCAATCGATTTTATTATTTAACGTTGTGAAATGGATTGGAGCTGTTTATTTGATTTATTTAGGATTGAAATCGCTCTTTACCAAAAAACAACAGAACGTTTTTCTGACTAAGAATGATAATATTTC is a window encoding:
- a CDS encoding LysE family translocator, which gives rise to MNLETWLTVLGIGILIVLSPDPQWAITIKTSLFSREYGFCTVFGMCTGSIVHITYCLLGIGVIISQSILLFNVVKWIGAVYLIYLGLKSLFTKKQQNVFLTKNDNISNQLSRWKSYHTGLLTSLLNPKATLFYLSLFTQVVQPGTSIFAQLFYGLSVVGIEMIWYSLMVIFLTHSYIRKRFMAISACVERISGAILVLLGIRLAFSRPSN